In a single window of the Halobaculum lipolyticum genome:
- a CDS encoding 50S ribosomal protein L44e produces the protein MEMPRRMNTYCPHCNAHHEHEVEKVRRGRETGMKWIDRQRARGKSTIGNTGKFSKVPGGDKPTKKTHLKYRCGDCGKAHMREGWRAGRLTFQE, from the coding sequence ATGGAGATGCCACGCCGGATGAACACGTACTGTCCGCACTGCAACGCCCACCACGAACACGAGGTCGAGAAGGTCCGCCGCGGCCGCGAGACCGGCATGAAGTGGATCGACCGGCAGCGCGCCCGCGGGAAGTCCACCATCGGGAACACGGGTAAGTTCTCGAAGGTGCCCGGTGGCGACAAGCCGACGAAGAAGACCCACCTCAAGTACCGCTGTGGCGACTGCGGCAAGGCCCACATGCGCGAGGGATGGCGCGCCGGTCGGCTCACCTTCCAGGAGTAA
- a CDS encoding RNA-protein complex protein Nop10 yields MKSDIRVCGDWETTHERPVYTLGDACPECGADAVNSAPAPFNPEDPYGAYRRRARLRARDGDEE; encoded by the coding sequence GTGAAGTCCGACATCCGGGTGTGCGGCGACTGGGAGACGACCCACGAGCGCCCGGTGTACACCCTCGGGGACGCCTGCCCGGAGTGCGGCGCCGACGCCGTCAACTCCGCGCCCGCGCCGTTCAACCCGGAGGACCCGTACGGCGCCTACCGCCGTCGCGCTCGGCTCCGCGCCCGCGACGGCGACGAGGAGTAG
- a CDS encoding SDR family NAD(P)-dependent oxidoreductase — protein sequence MSDLLDRFSLAGDVAVITGASSGIGRAVAEQFAADGADVVVCSREQENVDPVAEGINDAAAAADGDHGRCLAVECDVTDRDAVDALIEATVEEFGGVDVLVNNAGASFMAGFDDISENGWKTVVDINLHGTFHCTQAAGDHLADGDGGAVVNLASVAGQRAAQYMSHYGAAKAGVINLTETLAIEWAGRDVRVNCVAPGFVATPGVETQMGVSADEVERSDVDRRIGTSEEIADVARFLASDAASYMTGETVAAQGVPQGEQMPQQ from the coding sequence GTGAGCGACCTCCTCGACCGCTTCTCGTTGGCCGGCGACGTCGCGGTGATCACCGGCGCATCCAGCGGCATCGGCCGCGCCGTCGCCGAGCAGTTCGCCGCCGACGGCGCCGACGTGGTCGTCTGCTCGCGCGAGCAGGAGAACGTCGACCCCGTCGCCGAGGGGATAAACGACGCCGCCGCGGCCGCCGACGGCGACCACGGCCGCTGTCTCGCGGTCGAGTGCGACGTGACCGACCGGGACGCCGTCGACGCGCTGATCGAGGCGACCGTCGAGGAGTTCGGCGGGGTCGACGTGCTCGTCAACAACGCGGGCGCGTCGTTCATGGCCGGGTTCGACGACATCTCCGAGAACGGCTGGAAGACCGTCGTCGACATCAACCTCCACGGGACGTTCCACTGCACGCAGGCGGCGGGCGACCACCTCGCCGACGGCGACGGCGGCGCGGTCGTCAACCTCGCGAGCGTCGCGGGCCAGCGCGCCGCCCAGTACATGAGCCACTACGGCGCCGCGAAGGCGGGCGTGATCAACCTCACGGAGACGCTCGCGATCGAGTGGGCCGGCCGCGACGTGCGCGTCAACTGCGTCGCCCCGGGGTTCGTCGCGACGCCGGGCGTCGAGACGCAGATGGGCGTCTCCGCCGACGAGGTCGAGCGGTCGGACGTGGACCGCCGGATCGGCACGAGCGAGGAGATCGCCGACGTCGCGCGGTTCCTCGCCAGCGACGCCGCCAGCTACATGACCGGCGAGACGGTCGCCGCCCAGGGCGTCCCGCAGGGCGAACAGATGCCCCAGCAGTAG
- a CDS encoding 30S ribosomal protein S27e — protein MAGSFFRVECPDCENEQTVFGRASTEVNCAVCGTTLARPTGGDAEFAGEVVETVEAR, from the coding sequence ATGGCAGGGAGCTTCTTCCGCGTCGAGTGCCCGGACTGCGAGAACGAACAGACCGTCTTCGGTCGCGCCTCCACCGAGGTCAACTGCGCCGTCTGCGGGACGACGCTCGCGCGCCCGACCGGCGGCGACGCCGAGTTCGCCGGCGAGGTCGTCGAGACCGTCGAAGCGCGGTAA
- a CDS encoding MarR family transcriptional regulator — protein sequence MSDDATGGDDLGVLRHKREATRYRILVEIAERQPAVSQREIADAIGVTAQAVSEHLGDLAEGGLVDREGRGRYRVTKEGVDWLISRTDELREYLDRVTGDVLGDVEVETALADGDVAEGDRVALSMRGGVLHARTVGSAETVTPGAATAVAVTAATDGADVGVAEFDGVVDYELGAVTAVVVPAVRDGGSGAVDGDRLRAVAADADLVVAAGTEALAAVRRIDRDPDVRFGTVDAVREAAMRGLDVLLVVGAGRLSAHTDDLRETAVGVEVVDATREA from the coding sequence GTGAGCGACGACGCGACCGGTGGCGACGACCTCGGCGTGCTCCGGCACAAGCGCGAGGCGACCCGCTACCGGATCCTCGTGGAGATCGCCGAGCGCCAGCCGGCGGTGAGCCAACGCGAGATCGCCGACGCGATCGGCGTCACCGCACAGGCCGTCTCCGAGCACCTCGGCGACCTCGCCGAGGGCGGGCTGGTCGACCGCGAGGGGCGCGGGCGCTACCGCGTCACGAAGGAGGGGGTCGACTGGCTCATCTCCCGGACGGACGAACTGCGCGAGTACCTCGACCGCGTGACGGGCGACGTCCTCGGCGACGTCGAAGTCGAGACGGCGCTGGCCGACGGCGACGTCGCCGAGGGCGACCGCGTGGCGCTGTCGATGCGCGGGGGCGTCCTCCACGCGCGGACGGTCGGGTCGGCGGAGACGGTGACGCCCGGCGCCGCCACGGCCGTCGCCGTCACCGCCGCGACCGACGGCGCCGACGTGGGCGTCGCGGAGTTCGACGGCGTCGTCGACTACGAGTTGGGGGCGGTGACGGCGGTCGTCGTCCCGGCCGTCCGCGACGGCGGGAGCGGCGCCGTCGACGGCGACCGCCTCCGCGCCGTCGCCGCCGACGCCGACCTCGTCGTCGCCGCGGGCACCGAGGCGCTCGCGGCGGTCCGGCGGATCGACCGCGACCCGGACGTCCGCTTCGGCACCGTCGACGCCGTCCGGGAGGCGGCGATGCGCGGGCTGGACGTGCTGCTCGTCGTCGGGGCGGGCCGGCTCTCGGCTCACACCGACGACCTCCGCGAGACCGCCGTCGGCGTCGAGGTGGTCGACGCGACCCGCGAGGCGTGA
- a CDS encoding VOC family protein: protein MADDRDHADPAHAGRLHHVELNAADLGTAAPFWNWLLDELGYERKDEWDGGRSWVFGPTYVVLVEAEDPDPSFHRDAPGLNHLAFHAASREQVDHLAEGVCDRPDASLLYEDRHPFAGGYYALYCEAPEGVKVEVVAPEE from the coding sequence ATGGCCGACGACCGCGACCACGCCGACCCCGCACACGCAGGGCGCCTCCACCACGTCGAACTGAACGCCGCCGACCTCGGGACCGCCGCGCCGTTCTGGAACTGGCTCCTCGACGAGTTGGGCTACGAGCGGAAGGACGAGTGGGACGGCGGGCGCTCGTGGGTCTTCGGACCGACGTACGTCGTGCTCGTGGAAGCCGAGGACCCGGATCCGTCGTTCCACCGGGACGCCCCCGGGCTGAACCACCTCGCGTTCCACGCGGCCTCGCGCGAGCAGGTGGACCACCTCGCCGAGGGGGTGTGCGACCGGCCGGACGCGTCGCTGCTGTACGAGGACCGGCACCCGTTCGCGGGCGGCTACTACGCGCTCTACTGCGAGGCTCCCGAGGGAGTCAAAGTCGAGGTCGTCGCCCCCGAGGAGTGA
- a CDS encoding DsbA family oxidoreductase, giving the protein MSVDDAADTADTSDGEPIAVYSDFVCPFCYLGRASLDGYRTDRQSRDLADLDVEWRFFDLRGHKRGPDGEIRDDVEDGKDEDYYDQVRENVTRLREEYDADAMLEFDEVHDADSWDAQQAALYVKGSYDAATFRAFYDAVLSAHWEDGREIDDLDTLVDVADSVGVDGDEVRDAVDDDALAAELEDQFEEARRRGVTGVPTFVSDGHAARGAVPPEQLRRLVEGA; this is encoded by the coding sequence ATGAGCGTCGACGACGCGGCCGACACCGCCGACACGAGCGACGGGGAACCCATCGCCGTCTACTCCGACTTCGTCTGTCCGTTCTGCTACCTCGGACGGGCGTCGCTGGACGGCTACCGGACGGACCGCCAGAGCCGGGATCTGGCGGACCTGGACGTCGAGTGGCGGTTCTTCGACCTGCGCGGCCACAAGCGCGGCCCGGACGGCGAGATCCGCGACGACGTCGAGGACGGGAAAGACGAGGACTACTACGATCAGGTGCGCGAGAACGTGACCCGCCTGCGGGAGGAGTACGACGCCGACGCCATGCTCGAGTTCGACGAGGTCCACGACGCCGACTCGTGGGACGCACAGCAGGCGGCGCTGTACGTGAAGGGGTCGTACGACGCCGCGACGTTCCGCGCGTTCTACGACGCGGTGCTTTCGGCCCACTGGGAGGACGGGCGCGAGATCGACGACCTCGACACGCTCGTCGACGTCGCCGATTCGGTCGGCGTCGACGGCGACGAGGTGCGCGACGCCGTCGACGACGACGCGCTCGCCGCGGAGTTGGAGGATCAGTTCGAGGAGGCCCGCCGCCGGGGCGTGACGGGCGTGCCGACGTTCGTCTCCGACGGTCACGCCGCCCGCGGCGCCGTGCCGCCCGAACAGCTCCGGCGACTCGTCGAGGGCGCCTGA
- a CDS encoding geranylgeranyl reductase family protein, with protein MTAAANSYDIVVVGAGTAGAFAASTAAREGLDAVILERKPEEEAGHIACGDAIKGKSTFPDVMDLDYLREESFTNQNIRRAVFENPKTGEELDVPFANAGAVLDRKRYGEVILEETERSGADIHYDTVVQDVVQDDDGAVTGVRAKRNGDVLTYEADLTVDAAGALSILQDKGDFGDASFDTNVSYSQFCSAYREVVEVPEPVDYDDAIVFKPTEELGYLWYFPRSGTEINAGLGFQMTEPPMKLVEVLKRDMQRRPEFDGATVKDKLGAALPTRRPYDSAVADGFVAVGDAAGHVNPTTGGGIPGAAKSAHWAVKRAIDAIGDSDVTEERLWRYNHDVMTDFGKRFAAMDVYNIWGTAHDVDELTDIVAALPGQQLLNAMTKGETSMSLRLKLRTLVETYGHWDTLWELYKVRDIAGEIKDHYARYPDRPGAFAGWQEQRDALLDDLYAVSGADPKY; from the coding sequence ATGACTGCGGCAGCGAACTCGTACGACATCGTCGTCGTGGGCGCCGGGACGGCGGGCGCCTTCGCGGCGTCGACGGCGGCCCGCGAGGGTCTCGACGCCGTGATCCTCGAGCGCAAGCCCGAGGAGGAGGCGGGCCACATCGCCTGCGGCGACGCGATCAAGGGGAAGTCGACGTTCCCGGACGTGATGGACCTCGACTACCTCCGCGAGGAGTCGTTCACCAACCAGAACATCCGCCGCGCGGTGTTCGAGAACCCCAAGACCGGCGAGGAACTCGACGTGCCCTTTGCCAACGCGGGCGCGGTGCTCGACCGCAAGCGCTACGGCGAGGTGATCCTCGAGGAGACCGAGCGCTCCGGGGCCGACATCCACTACGACACCGTCGTGCAGGACGTCGTGCAGGACGACGACGGCGCGGTGACCGGCGTCCGCGCGAAGCGGAACGGCGACGTCCTCACGTACGAGGCCGACCTCACCGTCGACGCGGCGGGCGCGCTCTCCATCCTCCAGGACAAAGGCGACTTCGGCGACGCCAGTTTCGACACGAACGTCTCCTACTCGCAGTTCTGTTCGGCGTACCGCGAGGTCGTCGAGGTGCCCGAGCCGGTCGACTACGACGACGCCATCGTGTTCAAGCCGACCGAGGAACTGGGCTACCTCTGGTACTTCCCGCGCAGCGGCACCGAGATCAACGCCGGCTTGGGGTTCCAGATGACCGAGCCGCCGATGAAGCTCGTCGAGGTACTCAAACGCGACATGCAGCGTCGCCCCGAGTTCGACGGCGCGACCGTCAAGGACAAACTCGGCGCCGCGCTGCCGACCCGTCGCCCGTACGACTCGGCGGTCGCGGACGGCTTCGTCGCCGTCGGCGACGCCGCGGGCCACGTCAACCCCACGACCGGCGGCGGCATCCCCGGCGCCGCGAAGTCGGCCCACTGGGCGGTCAAACGCGCCATCGACGCCATCGGCGACAGCGACGTCACCGAGGAGCGACTGTGGCGCTACAACCACGACGTGATGACCGACTTCGGGAAGCGGTTCGCCGCGATGGACGTGTACAACATCTGGGGCACCGCCCACGACGTGGACGAGCTGACCGACATCGTCGCCGCCCTGCCGGGCCAACAGCTCCTCAACGCGATGACGAAGGGCGAGACCTCGATGAGCCTCCGGCTGAAGCTGCGGACGCTGGTGGAGACGTACGGCCACTGGGACACGCTCTGGGAGCTGTACAAGGTGCGCGACATCGCCGGCGAGATCAAAGACCACTACGCGCGCTACCCCGACCGCCCCGGCGCGTTCGCCGGCTGGCAGGAACAGCGGGACGCGCTGTTGGACGACCTGTACGCCGTCTCCGGCGCCGACCCGAAGTACTGA
- a CDS encoding cbb3-type cytochrome c oxidase subunit I, whose product MSSVPRTLVLTLVAVAVVAGVVALASRLGPARRAAADGGRTTESAASTAAALLPFDPLRWLTTLDHKDVGTMYLLFALVAALWGGTDALMIRTELITPAATLWSERTYNALFTTHGLTMLFFFVTPAFTGVANYFLPLLLGADDMAFPRVNALAFWLLLPSLALVRAGLITELIAKAIDVVGPRIEVLYALEPPTTGWTIYTPLSTTLANPQVDLMLLGLHLSGIATVLGAINIIVTVYEERAPGVNWATLDILSWTLFTTAGIILFAFPMLGSALVMLLLDRNFATTFFAVEGGGPILWQHLFWFFGHPEVYILVLPAFGLVSLILPKFSGRRLFGFRFIVYSTLAIGVLSFGVWAHHMFATGIDPRLQASFMAVTLAIAIPSAVKTFNWITTMWTGRIRLTAPMIMCVGGVGLFVVGGVTGVFLAAIPIDRQYHDTYYVVGHFHFIVMGVITMAAFAASYYWFPILTRRMYAQRLARVQAYVTIVGVFVTFFPMLLLGIVGHPRRYAAYALHLDVHPEWLTLHLVATFGAAIIGVAVSLWLFNMVRSIRMGTPVVDADVWDLKESGQFTREWQWFEERLERRRRRRVSDAESASTTPGDE is encoded by the coding sequence ATGTCGTCGGTTCCCCGAACGCTCGTCCTCACGCTCGTCGCCGTCGCCGTCGTCGCGGGCGTCGTCGCGCTGGCGAGCCGACTCGGTCCCGCTCGCCGCGCCGCCGCCGACGGCGGTCGAACGACCGAGTCCGCCGCGTCGACGGCGGCCGCGCTCCTCCCGTTCGACCCGCTCCGCTGGCTGACCACGCTCGACCACAAGGACGTCGGAACGATGTACCTCCTGTTCGCGCTCGTCGCCGCGCTGTGGGGCGGCACCGACGCGCTGATGATCCGGACGGAGCTGATCACCCCGGCGGCGACGCTGTGGTCCGAGCGGACGTACAACGCGCTGTTCACGACCCACGGGCTGACGATGCTGTTCTTCTTCGTCACCCCCGCGTTCACCGGCGTCGCCAACTACTTCCTGCCGCTGTTGCTGGGCGCCGACGACATGGCGTTCCCACGGGTGAACGCGCTGGCGTTCTGGCTGCTGCTCCCGTCGCTGGCGCTCGTGCGGGCCGGCCTGATCACCGAGCTGATCGCGAAGGCCATCGACGTCGTCGGACCGCGGATCGAGGTGTTGTACGCGCTGGAGCCGCCGACGACCGGCTGGACCATCTACACGCCGCTGTCGACGACGCTGGCGAACCCGCAGGTCGACCTGATGCTGTTGGGGCTACACCTCTCCGGGATCGCGACGGTCCTCGGCGCCATCAACATCATCGTCACCGTGTACGAGGAGCGCGCGCCGGGCGTGAACTGGGCGACGCTCGACATCCTCTCGTGGACGCTGTTCACCACCGCCGGGATCATCCTGTTCGCGTTCCCGATGCTCGGGTCGGCGCTGGTGATGCTCCTGCTCGACCGCAACTTCGCGACGACGTTCTTCGCCGTCGAGGGCGGCGGACCGATCCTCTGGCAACACCTGTTCTGGTTCTTCGGCCACCCCGAGGTGTACATCCTCGTGTTGCCCGCGTTCGGTCTCGTCAGCCTGATCCTCCCGAAGTTCTCGGGGCGGCGGCTGTTCGGCTTCCGGTTCATCGTCTACTCGACGCTCGCCATCGGCGTGCTCTCGTTCGGCGTGTGGGCACACCACATGTTCGCGACGGGCATCGACCCCCGACTGCAGGCGAGTTTCATGGCCGTCACGCTCGCCATCGCGATCCCGTCGGCCGTGAAGACGTTCAACTGGATCACGACGATGTGGACCGGACGGATCCGGCTGACGGCGCCGATGATCATGTGCGTCGGCGGCGTCGGGCTGTTCGTCGTCGGCGGCGTCACCGGCGTGTTCCTCGCGGCGATCCCGATCGACCGCCAGTACCACGACACCTACTACGTCGTCGGCCACTTCCACTTCATCGTCATGGGAGTGATCACGATGGCCGCGTTCGCGGCGTCGTACTACTGGTTCCCGATCCTCACCCGACGCATGTACGCACAGCGGCTCGCGCGGGTGCAGGCGTACGTCACGATCGTCGGCGTGTTCGTGACGTTCTTCCCGATGCTGTTGCTCGGCATCGTCGGCCACCCGCGTCGCTACGCGGCGTACGCGCTCCACCTCGACGTCCACCCCGAGTGGCTCACCCTCCACCTGGTCGCGACGTTCGGGGCGGCGATCATCGGGGTCGCCGTGTCGCTGTGGCTGTTCAACATGGTCCGGTCGATCCGGATGGGGACGCCCGTCGTCGACGCCGACGTGTGGGACCTGAAGGAGTCGGGGCAGTTCACCCGCGAGTGGCAGTGGTTCGAGGAGCGACTGGAGCGACGGCGCCGGCGACGCGTGTCGGACGCCGAGTCGGCGTCCACGACCCCGGGCGACGAGTAG
- a CDS encoding translation initiation factor IF-2 subunit alpha, with the protein MKFTGWPEQGELVVGEVDEIADFGVFVDLDEYEDKRGLCHVSEVASGWIKNIRDHVNVGDRVVAKVLEVDTGSQQIDLSIKDVNDHQRSDKIQEWKNERKADNWMGIAFGEDVDDDKYTAVAEALYAEFGSMYDGFEAAAIHGAEALEDTDLSESEVEAIVETARENVSVPYVNVTGYVDLQSPGHDGVDDVRAALEAAEGNGEVPDEIELDVSYVGSPEYRIRVRAPDYKTAEGELEASAERAREAIEATGGTGSFHRERESDDE; encoded by the coding sequence ATGAAATTCACCGGCTGGCCCGAGCAGGGCGAACTCGTCGTGGGCGAGGTCGACGAGATCGCCGACTTCGGCGTGTTCGTGGACCTCGACGAGTACGAGGACAAGCGCGGACTGTGCCACGTCTCGGAGGTCGCATCCGGGTGGATCAAGAACATCCGCGACCACGTGAACGTCGGCGACCGCGTCGTCGCGAAGGTGCTGGAGGTCGACACCGGCAGCCAGCAGATCGACCTGTCGATCAAAGACGTCAACGACCACCAGCGCTCGGACAAGATCCAGGAGTGGAAGAACGAGCGCAAGGCGGACAACTGGATGGGCATCGCGTTCGGCGAGGACGTCGACGACGACAAGTACACCGCCGTCGCGGAGGCGCTGTACGCCGAGTTCGGCTCGATGTACGACGGCTTCGAGGCCGCCGCCATCCACGGCGCCGAGGCGCTGGAGGACACCGACCTCTCGGAGTCGGAGGTCGAGGCCATCGTGGAGACCGCCCGCGAGAACGTCTCCGTCCCGTACGTCAACGTCACCGGCTACGTGGACCTGCAGTCGCCCGGCCACGACGGCGTCGACGACGTGCGCGCGGCGCTGGAGGCGGCCGAGGGTAACGGCGAGGTGCCCGACGAGATCGAACTGGACGTCTCCTACGTCGGCTCCCCCGAGTACCGGATCCGCGTCCGCGCCCCCGACTACAAGACCGCCGAGGGCGAGTTGGAGGCCTCGGCCGAGCGCGCCCGCGAAGCCATCGAGGCGACGGGCGGCACCGGGAGCTTCCACCGCGAGCGCGAGAGCGACGACGAGTAA
- a CDS encoding DUF373 family protein, with protein MILVLPVDLDDDLGRKTGVRTPVIGRDAVEDAAVRLATADPEDSDVNVLFQAINAYEDLLADPTVHEEVEVAAVTGVNEGDVKANRAVGEEVDTVLAALSTSEEVRAIVITDGAQDESVLPVIRSRVPLDGVRRVVVRQAQDLESIYYTMKQVLSDPETRGTILIPLGVLLLVYPFSVIAGMLDLPGAVVFGAVSTLLGLYSLFQGLGLEETVDGTVERVRSSLYAGRVTIVTYLVALALLVIGGVQGVETLRAVGGTDLSVGEQAAVFVHAAVQWAAAAGVTSSLGQVTDEYLAERFRWRYLNAPFYVAAIAVVLYGLSGYFLPLVPAAGVAPLTLTDLAVALTAGTLLGVLSTLTFAVAESRLSRGGDGEAGAV; from the coding sequence ATGATCCTCGTCCTCCCCGTCGACCTCGACGACGACCTCGGCCGCAAGACCGGGGTGCGCACGCCGGTCATCGGCCGGGACGCCGTCGAGGACGCGGCGGTGCGGCTCGCGACGGCCGACCCGGAGGACTCCGACGTCAACGTGCTGTTCCAGGCGATCAACGCCTACGAGGACCTCCTCGCGGACCCGACCGTCCACGAGGAGGTGGAAGTCGCGGCCGTCACCGGCGTCAACGAGGGCGACGTGAAGGCGAATCGTGCGGTCGGCGAGGAGGTCGACACCGTGCTGGCGGCGCTGTCGACGAGCGAGGAGGTGCGCGCCATCGTCATCACCGACGGGGCCCAAGACGAGTCCGTCCTCCCGGTCATCCGGTCGCGCGTCCCGCTGGACGGCGTCCGTCGGGTCGTCGTCCGGCAGGCACAGGATCTTGAGTCGATCTACTACACGATGAAACAGGTGCTGTCGGACCCCGAGACGCGCGGCACCATCCTGATCCCGCTGGGCGTGCTGTTACTCGTCTACCCGTTCTCGGTGATCGCGGGGATGTTGGACCTGCCGGGCGCAGTCGTGTTCGGCGCCGTCTCCACGCTCCTCGGGCTGTACTCGCTGTTCCAAGGACTCGGGCTTGAGGAGACGGTCGACGGGACCGTCGAACGCGTCCGGTCGAGCCTGTACGCCGGTCGCGTCACCATCGTCACGTACCTCGTCGCGCTCGCGCTGTTGGTGATCGGCGGCGTGCAGGGGGTCGAGACGCTGCGCGCGGTCGGCGGGACCGACCTCTCGGTCGGCGAGCAGGCGGCGGTGTTCGTCCACGCGGCCGTCCAGTGGGCGGCGGCCGCGGGCGTCACCTCCTCGTTGGGGCAGGTGACCGACGAGTACCTCGCCGAGCGGTTCCGCTGGCGCTACCTGAACGCCCCGTTTTACGTCGCCGCCATCGCGGTCGTGCTGTACGGGCTGTCGGGGTACTTCCTCCCGCTGGTGCCCGCGGCCGGCGTGGCGCCGCTCACGCTCACGGACCTCGCGGTGGCGCTCACCGCGGGGACGCTGCTGGGCGTGTTGTCGACGCTGACGTTCGCGGTCGCGGAGTCGCGCCTCTCGCGCGGCGGCGACGGCGAGGCGGGCGCCGTCTGA
- a CDS encoding zinc ribbon domain-containing protein: MRLPGFGGPTRAKRPWLAALLAFVVTGLGHVYLRRWVRAFGWIAVAVAAVLLFVPLETVQAVEIGDPTTYPATPYSVTLVLLASAVDAYLLARRHNEAVERERDAAEAVARGDDPSDGEALACPNCGKDLDADLDFCPWCTTELAREGPNGPDPDDAER; the protein is encoded by the coding sequence ATGAGGCTCCCCGGATTCGGCGGTCCGACCCGCGCCAAGCGTCCGTGGCTGGCCGCCCTGCTCGCGTTCGTCGTGACGGGCTTGGGCCACGTCTACCTGCGCCGGTGGGTCCGGGCGTTCGGGTGGATAGCGGTGGCGGTGGCGGCGGTCCTGCTGTTCGTCCCGCTGGAGACGGTCCAAGCGGTCGAGATCGGGGACCCGACGACGTACCCCGCGACCCCGTACTCGGTGACGCTCGTTCTGCTCGCCAGCGCCGTCGACGCCTACCTGCTCGCCCGCCGCCACAACGAGGCGGTCGAGCGCGAGCGCGACGCCGCCGAGGCGGTCGCCCGCGGCGACGACCCGTCGGACGGCGAGGCGCTCGCGTGCCCCAACTGCGGCAAGGACCTCGACGCCGACCTCGACTTCTGCCCGTGGTGTACCACGGAACTGGCTCGCGAGGGACCGAACGGACCGGACCCCGACGACGCCGAGCGGTAG
- a CDS encoding DUF6789 family protein: MNKPLSAVVGGGTGTAVLTVALLVVEVETRSRIGLFEVVARFVGAGDDVALGFLLFALAGTVAWPLVFVGLEAYLPLGPDPAVRGIGFAIPLWAAFVVLGRGDLSGAILVVFGVLTLFAHVAYGFTLGSVYGRLSGETEARRPGYPEREPDPERNDAGDAER; encoded by the coding sequence ATGAACAAGCCGCTGAGCGCGGTCGTGGGCGGGGGGACCGGGACCGCCGTCCTCACCGTCGCGCTGTTGGTCGTCGAGGTGGAGACGCGCTCGCGGATCGGGCTGTTCGAGGTGGTCGCGCGCTTCGTCGGCGCCGGCGACGACGTCGCGCTCGGCTTCCTCCTGTTCGCGCTCGCCGGGACGGTCGCGTGGCCGCTCGTGTTCGTCGGCCTAGAGGCGTACCTCCCGCTGGGTCCCGACCCGGCCGTCCGGGGGATCGGGTTCGCGATCCCGCTGTGGGCCGCCTTCGTCGTCCTCGGCCGCGGCGACCTGTCGGGGGCGATCCTCGTCGTCTTCGGCGTGCTCACCCTGTTCGCGCACGTCGCCTACGGCTTCACCCTCGGGTCGGTGTACGGCCGGCTCTCGGGCGAGACCGAGGCACGACGCCCGGGCTACCCGGAGCGCGAGCCGGACCCGGAGCGGAACGACGCCGGCGACGCCGAGCGGTAG
- a CDS encoding proteasome assembly chaperone family protein encodes MDDIDIEVVADPDLTDPVFIEGLPGVGHVGKLAAEHLVEEFDGDLVRRVYARDFPPQVTVDDDGVAELTHAAFHHVEAGGRDLLVLTGDHQAASNEGHYTLTDAFLDVAEEFGCERAFALGGVPTGELIEDDEYDVLGARTDGTDREELEAAGVEFRENEPAGGIVGVSGLVLGLGARRGLDTACLMGETSGYLVDPKSAQAVLEVLQTLLDVEVDFSDLEERAEEMEEVVGKIQEMQGGGGGGMPSDDELRYIG; translated from the coding sequence ATGGACGACATCGACATCGAGGTCGTGGCCGATCCCGACCTCACCGACCCCGTGTTCATCGAGGGCCTCCCCGGCGTGGGCCACGTGGGCAAGCTCGCGGCCGAACACCTCGTCGAGGAGTTCGACGGCGACCTCGTCCGGCGGGTGTACGCCCGGGACTTCCCGCCGCAGGTGACCGTCGACGACGACGGCGTCGCCGAGTTGACCCACGCCGCCTTCCACCACGTGGAGGCGGGCGGGCGGGACCTGCTCGTGCTCACCGGCGACCACCAAGCGGCCAGCAACGAGGGCCACTACACGCTCACCGACGCCTTCCTCGACGTCGCCGAGGAGTTCGGCTGCGAGCGCGCGTTCGCGCTCGGCGGCGTCCCGACCGGCGAACTGATCGAAGACGACGAGTACGACGTGCTCGGCGCACGCACCGACGGCACCGACCGCGAGGAGTTGGAGGCCGCGGGCGTCGAGTTCCGCGAGAACGAGCCGGCCGGCGGCATCGTCGGCGTCTCCGGACTGGTGCTCGGACTGGGCGCGCGGCGCGGACTCGACACCGCCTGCCTGATGGGCGAGACCTCCGGCTACCTCGTCGACCCCAAGAGCGCACAGGCCGTGCTGGAGGTGCTCCAGACGCTCCTCGACGTGGAGGTCGACTTCTCCGATCTGGAGGAGCGCGCCGAGGAGATGGAGGAGGTCGTCGGCAAGATCCAGGAGATGCAGGGCGGCGGCGGCGGCGGGATGCCCAGCGACGACGAACTGCGCTACATCGGCTGA